A window of the Diorhabda carinulata isolate Delta chromosome 1, icDioCari1.1, whole genome shotgun sequence genome harbors these coding sequences:
- the LOC130901527 gene encoding uncharacterized protein LOC130901527, giving the protein MTGRGKGGKGLGKGGAKRHRKVLRDNIQGITKPAIRRLARRGGVKRISGLIYEETRGVLKVFLENVIRDAVTYTEHAKRKTVTAMDVVYALKRQGRTLYGNKRKIMTGRGKGGKGLGKGGAKRHRKVLRDNIQGITKPAIRRLARRGGVKRISGLIYEETRGVLKVFLENVIRDAVTYTEHAKRKTVTAMDVVYALKRQGRTLYGFGG; this is encoded by the exons atgaccggtcgtggaaaaggtggtaaaggacttggaaaagggggtgcaaaacgacaccgaaaagttttacgtgataatatccaaggaattaccaaacctgctattagaagattagctagacgtggaggagtaaaacgtatatcgggattaatttacgaagaaactcgtggagttttgaaagtgtttttggaaaatgttattagagatgccgtaacatacactgaacatgctaaaagaaaaacggtaacggctatggatgttgtttatgctttaaaacgtcaaggtcgtactttatatggt aacaaaagaaaaataatgaccggtcgtggaaaaggtggtaaaggacttggaaaagggggtgcaaaacgacaccgaaaagttttacgtgataatatccaaggaattaccaaacctgctattagaagattagctagacgtggaggagtaaaacgtatatcgggattaatttacgaagaaactcgtggagttttgaaagtgtttttggaaaatgttattagagatgccgtaacatacactgaacatgctaaaagaaaaacggtaacggctatggatgttgtttatgctttaaaacgtcaaggtcgtactttatatggttttggtggttaa